TAGGTCGCGTATCTACTTTCTTTGATATTTATATTGAAAAAGATTTAAAGAAAGGTATTCTGACTGAGGAACAAGCCCAAGAACTAATGGATCATTTTGTTATGAAACTAAGGATGGTAAGATTCCTTAGAACTCCATCCTACAATGACTTATTCTCTGGAGACCCTACTTGGGTGACCGAATCCATCGGCGGTATGGGGGAAGATGGAAGAACTCTTGTAACAAAATCTAGTTTCCGTATTCTTCATACTCTAAATAATTTAGGCCCTGCTCCTGAGCCAAACTTAACAGTTCTCTGGTCTGTAAGACTGCCAGAAAACTTTAAGAAATTCTGTGCAAAAGCATCCATCAACACCAGTTCCATCCAGTATGAAAATGATGATTTGATGAGAAGATGGTACGGTGATGATTATGGCATTGCTTGCTGTGTATCTGCCATGAGAATAGGTAAACAAATGCAATTCTTTGGAGCCCGTGCTAACTTAGCAAAAGCCCTTTTATATGCTATTAATGGTGGTAAAGATGAAAAAAATGGAGAACAAATTTCCCCTGCCTTTGCTCCGATTACTTCTGAATATCTAAATTATGATGAAGTAATGGAAAAGTTCGATCAAATCATGGATTGGCTTTCACAGCTTTATATCAATACCTTAAATATCATTCATTATATGCATGATAAATATGCCTACGAAAAATTACAAATGGCACTTCACGATAAGGATGTCCTTCGTACTTCCGCCTGTGGTATCGCAGGATTATCCGTTGTTGCCGATTCTCTTTCTGCTATCAAGTATAGCAAGGTAAAGGTAATAAGAAATGCGGAAGGCTTAGCTGTTGATTATAATGTGGAAGGTGAATACCCTGCCTTCGGAAATAATGATGATAGGGTTGATAGCATTGCCTATGAAATTGTAGAAAGATTTATGAACAAACTAAGAAAGCATAAGACTTACCGTGAATCTATTCCAACATTATCTGTTTTAACGATTACTTCTAATGTTGTATACGGTAAAAAGACAGGAAGTACCCCTGATGGTAGAAAAGCTGGAGATCCATTCGCTCCCGGAGCTAACCCAATGCATGGTAGGGATAAAAAAGGAGCTATTGCTTCTATGGCATCCGTTGCTAAACTTCCTTACCAACATGCAGAAGATGGTATATCTTACACCTTCTCTATCGTTCCTAAGGCCTTAGGTAAAACAGAAGATGAAAGAGCTATTAATTTAGTAGGTATGCTTGATGGATATTTCCATGATGAGGGACATCACATCAATGTTAATGTTTTTGATAAAGAAACTTTACTTGATGCCATGGATCACCCAGAAAAATATCCCCAACTTACCATCCGCGTTTCTGGATATGCGGTAAACTTCATTAAACTTACAAGAGAACAACAATTAGATGTTATTCATAGAACTTTCCATGATAGATTCTAAAAGGATATGATATAATACAATAAGGGGAAGGGACTTTAGTTCCTTCTCTTTCATTCCTATAGAAAGGGGTCATATTATGAGTGTAACCGGTAGAATTCATTCAATCGAGACCTGTGGAACCGTAGATGGACCCGGAATTCGTTATGTAGTATTCACCCAAGGTTGTCCCCTTAGATGTCAATACTGTCATAATCCCGATACCTGGGATACGACCCACGGAAAAAAAGTCGATGTAGATGAATTAATAAAAGATATAGAAAAGTATAGATCTTATATGAAGTTTTCTGGAGGGGGCGTTACCCTAACCGGTGGTGAGCCGCTTATGCAGCCTAAATTTGCAAGGGAGCTCTTCTTAAGGTGTAAGGAAAAGGACATACACACTGCCCTAGATACCTCAGGCTATATCCCCTTGCAACATATAAAGGATGTATTAGAATATACAGATTTGGTTTTATTAGATATTAAATCTTTTAACTCTAAAGTATATAAGGACCTAACAGGGGTTTCCAATGAGCCTACCCTAGAGCTTGCCAAGTACCTTTCAGATATAAATAAACCCATGTGGATTCGCTATGTTCTAGTTCCGAACCTAACTGATAATCCCCTTCATATTGAAGAATTAGCATCCTTCTTATCCACCTTAAATAGTATAGAAAAAATAGAAATTCTCCCTTTTCATAAGATGGGAGAATACAAGTGGGAAGAACTAGGTTATCCCTATCATCTAAAAGACACCCCTACTCCTTCCAAAAAAATAATAGATAGAGCAAAAAAAATATTTAGGAATCATGGCTTAAAAATATAAAAAATCGACCTCGGTCGATTTTTTATTACATATTAACTATGTTTTCACTCACTTCCACATTTGGCTCTAGAGCTCTAAGGCTAAATAAAAAGAATGGGATTGTAAAAGGAAATATTGCGCTAAGAACTGTCATTACTGTAGCATTATCCTTTTTGTACATTTTATAAATGGTATTTAAAGATATTATTAATAAAATATAATTTATTACGCCCAAAAGTAAACCTATTATTTTTACACCACTTAAAACGGAAGCAACAATATTTACTATAGGAAGTACCAATTCCATGCTGGGAATCTTTTGGTCAAATATTTCAAGTGTACCTATGAGTTTTCCAATTATGTACATATTTAAAAAAGGAATCCATGCAAACCAAGCATTATCAATCCCTGCCTTTTGAGCCATACCATAGAGTCCGAGTGACATTAAAACATAA
This genomic window from Candidatus Epulonipiscium sp. contains:
- the pflB gene encoding formate C-acetyltransferase, which produces MFEQWNDFNKGAWIKDINVRDFIQKNYTPYSGDDSFLVGATEKTKKLWDEVMDLTREERIKGIIDAETKIPSSIISHGPGYLDKDLEQIVGFQTDKPLKRGIMPFGGIRVVEKALDSYGYQLDPVTKEIFKKNRKTHNDGVFDAYTEDMRKARHTGIITGLPDAYGRGRIIGDYRRVALYGVDRLIKAKEGERKQLEMEYMESPVIRLREEVSEQIKALKDLKTMAESYGYDISKPASNAREAIQWTYFAYLGAIKEQDGAAMSLGRVSTFFDIYIEKDLKKGILTEEQAQELMDHFVMKLRMVRFLRTPSYNDLFSGDPTWVTESIGGMGEDGRTLVTKSSFRILHTLNNLGPAPEPNLTVLWSVRLPENFKKFCAKASINTSSIQYENDDLMRRWYGDDYGIACCVSAMRIGKQMQFFGARANLAKALLYAINGGKDEKNGEQISPAFAPITSEYLNYDEVMEKFDQIMDWLSQLYINTLNIIHYMHDKYAYEKLQMALHDKDVLRTSACGIAGLSVVADSLSAIKYSKVKVIRNAEGLAVDYNVEGEYPAFGNNDDRVDSIAYEIVERFMNKLRKHKTYRESIPTLSVLTITSNVVYGKKTGSTPDGRKAGDPFAPGANPMHGRDKKGAIASMASVAKLPYQHAEDGISYTFSIVPKALGKTEDERAINLVGMLDGYFHDEGHHINVNVFDKETLLDAMDHPEKYPQLTIRVSGYAVNFIKLTREQQLDVIHRTFHDRF
- the pflA gene encoding pyruvate formate lyase-activating protein: MSVTGRIHSIETCGTVDGPGIRYVVFTQGCPLRCQYCHNPDTWDTTHGKKVDVDELIKDIEKYRSYMKFSGGGVTLTGGEPLMQPKFARELFLRCKEKDIHTALDTSGYIPLQHIKDVLEYTDLVLLDIKSFNSKVYKDLTGVSNEPTLELAKYLSDINKPMWIRYVLVPNLTDNPLHIEELASFLSTLNSIEKIEILPFHKMGEYKWEELGYPYHLKDTPTPSKKIIDRAKKIFRNHGLKI